One stretch of Buteo buteo chromosome Z, bButBut1.hap1.1, whole genome shotgun sequence DNA includes these proteins:
- the NFIL3 gene encoding nuclear factor interleukin-3-regulated protein, producing MQLRKMQTLKKEHGPVDTSSNVDKIMVLKSTLAEVSEELSTNEDILLTEASSGKNKSSACRRKREFIPDEKKDAMYWEKRRKNNEAAKRSREKRRLNDLVLENKLIALGEENATLKAELLSLKLKFGLISSAAYAQEIQKLSSSTTVYFQDYQSSKSNISSFVDEHEPSIVGSSCISVIKHSPQSSMSDVSEISSVEHTQPSRIQNNCRSPENKFQIIKQEPMELEREPRDDRGSYKASIYPNYMGATFNVYSHSPPLLQVNRSSSNSPRTSETDDGVVGKSSDGEDEQQVPKGPIHSPVEHKNVHATVKVPEVNSSALPHKLRIKAKAMQVKVEAMDNDYDATQKLSSPIDMSSKRHFELEKHGAQNLMHSSHTPFSVQVTNIQDWSLKPELWHQKELNVKIQSGCKTGVVEIKDNIYNVSESENLYLKQGIANLSAEVASLKRLITTQQISASDSG from the coding sequence atgcagctgagaaaaatgCAGACCCTTAAAAAGGAACACGGACCTGTTGACACAAGTAGCAATGTGGACAAAATCATGGTACTTAAGTCTACCTTAGCTGAAGTGTCTGAAGAATTGTCTACAAATGAAGATATATTACTTACTGAAGCAAGTAGCggaaaaaacaaatcttcagCTTGCAGGAGAAAGCGAGAATTCATtccagatgaaaagaaagatgctATGTATTGGGAGAAAAGGcggaaaaataatgaagctgCCAAAAGATCTCGTGAAAAACGACGACTGAATGACCTTGTCTTAGAGAACAAACTAATTGCACTGGGAGAGGAGAATGCCACTTTGAAGGCGGAGCTGCTTTCGTTGAAGCTAAAGTTTGGTTTAATTAGTTCTGCAGCATATGCCCAAGAGATACAGAAACTCAGTAGCTCAACAACTGTGTATTTCCAAGACTACCAGAGTTCCAAATCAAATATTAGCTCATTTGTAGATGAACATGAACCATCTATAGTTGGTAGCAGTTGTATTTCTGTCATCAAACATTCTCCTCAAAGCTCAATGTCCGATGTGTCTGAAATATCATCCGTAGAGCATACTCAACCAAGTCGTATACAAAACAACTGCAGAAGtcctgaaaataaattccagaTTATAAAACAGGAGCCCATGGAATTAGAGAGAGAGCCAAGAGATGACAGAGGATCATATAAGGCATCCATATATCCAAACTACATGGGAGCTACCTTTAATGTGTACTCAcattctcctcctctcctgcaaGTTAATAGGTCCTCCAGTAATTCCCCCAGAACATCAGAAACTGATGATGGTGTAGTTGGAAAGTCATCTGATGGAGAAGATGAACAGCAGGTTCCTAAGGGTCCAATCCATTCCCCAGTTGAACATAAAAATGTTCATGCAACAGTTAAAGTTCCAGAAGTGAATTCTTCAGCTTTGCCTCACAAGCTTCGAATTAAAGCCAAAGCCATGCAAGTTAAAGTGGAAGCAATGGATAATGACTATGATGCAACACAGAAATTGTCATCACCCATTGACATGTCctcaaaaagacattttgagCTTGAAAAACATGGTGCACAAAACTTGATGCATTCTTCTCACACTCCTTTCTCGGTTCAAGTGACTAACATCCAAGACTGGTCACTTAAACCAGAACTCTGGCATCAGAAGGAACTCAATGTAAAAATTCAGAGTGGTTGCAAAACTGGAGTTGTTGAAATAAAAGACAATATCTACAATGTCTCTGAGTCAGAGAACCTGTATTTGAAGCAGGGCATAGCAAACTTATCTGCAGAGGTTGCTTCACTTAAAAGACTTATAACTACACAACAAATCTCTGCTTCAGACTCTGGTTAA